The segment GCCTTTCCAACACAGCGTCCTTGTACATCAACAAGAACTCAATGTTGTAGTCCCAGCAATCAATGTTGTGGGTGCCCAATGGATACTGATGATTAACGGGACCTCTAACCAACTAGCTACCTGAGAGTAATGAATACTCAAATATGGAAGGGTTTCCCCATGGGAAATTATAACCCTCTTTTGGTCACAGAGTACTCATGGAATTCGACAATTCATTTAAACACAATGGCTTGTTCAACTCAAAAAGTCAaagacccagcctgggcaacaaagtgagaccctgtctacaaaaaaattaggtgggcgtggtggcgtgcacttgtagacccagctaattgggaggctaaggcaagaagaTGATgtgcacccaggagtttgaggttgtagtgagctatgactgcaccactgcactccagcatgggcagcagagcaagaccctgtcactgaaaaaaaaaaaaaaaagtaaaagaaatacttAGGAAGGGCTCACGcctcatggtggctcacgcctgtaatcccagcactttgggaggccgaggcgggcggatcatgaggtcaggagattgagaccattctggctaacacggtgaaacccccatctctactaaaaatacaaaaacttagccgggtgtggtggcaggtgcctgtagtcccagctactcgggaggctaaggcaggagaatggcgtgaacccggaaggcagaggcagaacttgcagtgagctgagattgcgccactgcactccaggctgggcaacagagcgaggctctgtctcaaaaaaaaaaaaaaaaaaagaaaagaaatacttaggAGGGAAGAGGTAGAGGTGAAATAAGTGGCATTCATAAAAGCAGAGGGCCTTGAAATGCTCCTAATCAATTCCTCCACATAGGGGATCAGATGCAATAAGCACAGGCACACGATTGTGTGCTTTCAAGAACCAGGTTTGTGGATTCCATCCACACCCAGGAGAAGAAAAGGACAGACTGGAACAGGAGAATCCTTCACTTTCTCCTTTTTAACTCATTATAGTTCCATCATGTCTGTGTAAGAGCTAGGCAAATCTGCCCTTAGTCACGCAAGTTTGAGTTGGGGGTTCTCAAGAGGGGAAAAATGACTGACTTCGTAACACagtcacctgggaagcttttggAAAGTACATATGCCCAGGCTCTCAGGTTTACCCTTCTGATTCTGACAGGTCTTCAGTGGGTTGGGGAGCCATTCTGGCACATACAACCCCAGCCTGCCCTCTACTCCCAATGTGAAAATTGATGTTGGCCCTGAATTGGAACAAGGACCAACCTTGGTAAGGTTAGGTTTGCCAGGGAACAAAGGAACCCTTCAGGCCTGTTGAAACCACACAGACTCACCTGTATGCTTGGTCATGTGGTATTTGAGCTGGTTGACCCACTTGCACTTGTAGCCACACTCAGGGCACAGGTACTTCCGTTCCTCCTTGTGGATCCGCATGTGGTACTGGAAGAGGCAAGagcaaaaagcagaaaatatagtaagtgctcaataaatgttagctgttattatcCAGGTTATTCTTGCCCTGTTCTATGCCTTTATCATATGGCAAGCAGACATTATGgaactttgtttttcttaatcttCAGTTTGCTtgctagggattttttttttttttttttttaaagagacagggtctcactctgttgcccaggctggagtgaactggtgtgatcacagctctctgcagccttaacctcctgggctaaagtgatcctcccacctcagcctcccaagtagctgggaatacaggcatgtgccacaatgtccagctaattaaaaaaatttatttttgtaaagacagagtctccatatgttgccctggctggtctcaaactcctgggctcaagcaatcctctggccttggcctcccaaagtgctaggattacaggcgtgagccacctcacctggccaataatttttttttttttttttttttgagatggagtctcgctgtgtcgcccaggctggagtgtagcggcgcgatctcagctcactgcaagttctgcctcccaggttcacgccattcacctgcctcagcctcttgagtagctgggactacaggtgcccaccaccacacccggctaattttttgtatttttagtagagacggggtttcacagtgttagccaggatggtctcgatctcctgacctcatgatccgcccaccttggcctcccaaagtgctgggattacaggcgtgagccaccgcacccagcctcaattttttttttttaaatgggatcttgctctgtcacccaggctggggtgcagtggcatgatcatagctcactgcagcctcaaattcctaggctcaagcaatcctcccacctcagcctcctgagtagctgggactacaggtacttgccaccatgcccagctgattaaGAAAAAGTTTTTGTAATAGGATCTCGCTCTGCTGCTGagtggtcttcaactcctggcttcaagcaatcctcctaactTGGTATctcaaagtgttaagattacaggcgtgagccacattaTGGAACTTtatctttacaacaaccctatgaagttggtattatctcatttttaacagatgaagaatCTGAGGCTTGGTAAAGgaactttcccaaagtcacagagctaatATCTGGAGGAGTCAAGGCAGTTTAGAGAACCAAGGCAGTTTaactccagagcctgtgctcctTCCACTTCCTGCCCCATATCCTCTGACATTACCTTGAGGCGAGAGGGATCAGCACAGGCATAGGGGCAGAGGTGACAGTGGTAAGGCTTTTCCCCAGTGTGGATGCGGCTGTGCCAGGTGATCTTCTGTCGGTTCTTGGTGCTGTAAGCACAATCGGTGCACTTGTAGAGACGAGTGCCCCCATGCCCTTTCACATGGTGATCTAGTACCAGCTGATGGCGGCATGTGAAGTCACAAAAGGGGCAGTGTAGGGGGGGCTGGCCAGCATCCCCATCCCCATCTGAGGCTGCCACGGCTGCTGAAGTCTCCTCATGCTGTTCCAGGTAGTGCTTTACCAGGCCCACCCGCTCCCGGGCagcaaagtcacagagctgacaGCGGTGGCTGAAATGCTGCTGCCTCCGGTGCTCATCCAGAGCCGGTCGGCTAGGGAAGGCCTCCTGGCAGGCCCCACACTCAAGCCGTGGGTGCTGTTTACGGGTGTGTCCTCGTaagctggcagggctggggcaCAGCAACCCACAGCGGGAACAGTGCAGGGGGCCCTCAGTGGTCTCTGCAGGAGAGCCAGGGGCAGGCTGTGCAGGCTCGGGGTGTCGGCGCAGAGCATGCTGCTTAAGTGCTGTCTCTGAGCTGAACTGGGCTTCACACTGGGAGCAGGCAAAGGCTGGGGTGCCTTGGTGGCAGCTGTTGACATGACGAGTGATGTCATGGCGAAGGTAGCCACTGTAGTCACAAAGTGGACAGAAGTGGGTGGGTGTTTTGTCATGTACCCTTAACCGGTGCAAGCGCAGTTTCGAGTTGGTACCAAACGTCTGGGGGCAAGAGCTGCAGGGGATGCGGCCAATGCCTGTGTGTCGGGACTGGTGAGCCTCTAACCGGTACCGTCTGGTGGTCGAAAAGTCACAGAAGGGGCACTGATGGGGCTTCACCCCCTCGTGCTTGAGCCGCCGGTGCTGCTGCATGCAACGGCTCTGTTTACAGGTGAAGCCACAGTCCCCACACTGTAGATGGGGCCGGGGCCCACGGGCTGGGGCTGCAGTGGGGTGCCTCCGCTTCTGGTGGAGCCTTAAggcagcggcagcaggagcagtgaatgggcagaggctgcagtgcagctCTCCAGACTTCTCGAGGGGGCAGCCCCGGATCTGGTGAGTCCTCAGAGCCCGTTCCTGCTGGCAGCTAAAGGGACATGTAGGGCAGGAGAAGCGAGCCCCCTTCTGCTTTTGAACCAGAACTGTATCCCCATCACCAGAGCTGGACTCTGTACTCCCATTCTTCGGGGGAGCAGAGTCCCCATTGCTCAACGGGGACACATCAGGCTGGGTCTGTGGGGTCCCTCGTTTTCCTCCCCCGCCACGTCCCCCCCTGCAGCCTTCAGCCACGTGAGAGGTAATAGAGGAGAGCCGGGAACAAAGGAATGGGCAGGAGTTGCAGTGAAACTTGCCCTGCTCAAAGCGGTGCTTCTTCAGGGCCTCTGTGGGTGAGGAGTTTCCTGCAGGAGGGACTGGGTCAAGGTGGTGCTTCTTAGGGGCTTCCGTGGGTGAGGAGTTTCCTGCAGGAGGGACTGGGTCAAAGCAGTGCTTCTTAGGGGCCTCTGTGGGCAAGGAGTTTCCTGCAGGAGGGACTGGGGAACCAGAGACTGTGGCAAGAGGCTCTTCTGTTTCTTCTGGCTCCCTGGGAAGCTCCAAAGAAGCATCTTTTGGAAGCAGTAGCTCTGCTTCTTGTGGTGCAGGTGGGGGCTTCCCACTTTCTGTGTCCTCTGAGGCCTGGGTACCTGGGAGCACAGGTTGCAGAGGGATGGGTGAATCTGGTCTGGGCAAGCCTTTGTTCTTTCTGAGCAGAACAGGGCACTTCTTCAGCAGGTGGGTGCTGAGGCCGCGTTGTTGCTTGAAGCTAGCCCCACACTCGGGGCACAGCAGGGGCTCTCGGCGGCCTTGGCACCCAGTCCTGGAGTGCAGATTCAGGGCCTTCTCCCGGCGAGTGATAAAAGGGCAGTGTGGGCAGCGGAAGGCTCGCCCCTCTCCCTGGATCACTACCATCTGCACCCGCCCCTCTAGCACCAATGCCTCTGCTTGTTCTTTGTCCTGTCTCCTTAGGGCTTTGAGTAACGACTCTGACTCAGGTAACAGGGGCAAGGGTGCTGTCTCAGCAGGTGGAGTTGTCTTGAAGGTTCCTACCCAGTTGTTAGGGGCCTCCTCTAAGGATGGAGGATTTGTGGAGGGCTCAGACACTGGCTTTTCCAGAAGGGGATTTTCTTCAGCACCCAAGTCAGAAGTCCCAATACCTTCAAAGCTAGATAGCTCTGGTCCTACCAGTCCATCTGGCCCTTCCAGTCCCAGGGGCCTGAACTCCATAGGGGCTGTTTCAGTGACCTCCTCAAGGGGTGGCTCAGTCACAGACTCCAGCTCTACTCCCAGGGCCTCTAGGTGTAGTGTGCAGCTGCCCTCCTCCACCTCTGCTGGGCTGGGACTGCCACCCAGGTCACCCCCATGGGGAGCCTCACTGCCCTCCTGTCTTCCATTGTTGACCTCCTCACTCATCTCTGGCAGGGCCTGGTCCAAGCTGGGGTCCACCACAGTCCCAGGTTCGTGACCTGGCCCCTCAGGTCGGGCTGACAGCTGGTTTGAGGGCTCTGAATCTGGTGAGGGTGTTGGGCCCTGCATGGCCCCTTCTGGCTCCTGGCTTGCATAGCGGAGCTGCCAGGCCTGGTCTCCAGGCACATAGCCATGGGCCTTGCGTTTATGGAACAAGAGTGTGGTGTTGCTGAAGGTGCGGTAGTCACAGAGGGCACAGTGGAACTCACGGAGGCGGGTATGCTTGCAGTTCTCATGGCTCAGCACAGCCTGCTTGTGGCGGCTCTGGTAACTGCAGTAGTGGCAAGGGTAGAGTGGGGCCGGTGTGCCAGGGTGGTGCTGGGAAGCCATGTGCTTCTGCAGCTCATACTTCCGCTTGCAGGCGAAGGCACACACCTCACACATCAGAGACTTGCCCTGATGCCGCAGCTTGTGGCTGCTCAGCTGATCAGCCCGGTGACAGCGATAGGAGCACTGGTTGCACTGATACCTGGCaaggagggaaagggggaggCAATCACAATAATTAATCACAACTAAGAATCACTCAGTAAATACTTACTGTGGGCCAGGCTCTGCACTCAGTATCATACATGTGTCACCTGATGTAACCCTCCTTTTCACTACCCTATGAAACTGGTATCTCTATTTTCCAAGTGAGAAAAACTAAATCACAGAAGTTAATAATTTGCCTAAGGTTGGTTACAAAGTAAGCCAGGAGCAGAGACAGCCTAGCTTCAGGGCCTGTGTTCTAAGCCCTATTCTGTACTGCCTTCCTAAAAGAAAGTAATCATGAATCAGCATGACCCACTGTAGACTTCCAAGGAACTGATGTGGCTACAACTCCACAGGGCAGGTTTCTGTGCCTCGTTTCCCTTCTCCCACAGAGGCATGACAGGTCTAGAAACCCCTTAGCCAGCTGTGCCATAGGTCAGAGAACTTGCCTGGATTTGGAAGTGGCAAGATTGGGGCATGAATATAGAGTCTATCCACTTTCCCAGGGCCAAACTCTGGGAACTCAAGTGACACCTTAGTCTCTAGGCCTATACTGTAGGTCTATACTCCCTTCCCAGAGCCCAGAGAGCACTCACCATGTGACTGAGCCACAGTCACAGAGGCCAGCTGTAGGCAATGGAGTTGAGACAGTGGGAACAGAGAAGGGTGTTAGGAAAagactctcttttttctttccttttcttttttgaaacagagtcttactctgtcacccaggctggagtacagtggtgcaatcttggctcattgcaacctccaccccctggctcaagcgattctagtgcttcagcctcccaagaagctggattacaggcatctgctaccatgcccagctaagttttgtagttttagtagagatggggtgttgcccagatggccttgaactcccaagctcaagcaatttaCCCGccccggcctctcaaagtgctgggattacaggtgtgagccattgcacccggccttaGGAGGAGACTCTCCAGGGACCGGAGAAAGAAATAGGGCCAGAAGTTAGATCCGAGAGGAAGCTAGCTTGGCATAAGATTCTTGGGATTGGGACGGAAGCCTATGTGTGTGTTGTACCTGAGGTCCCCTGCATGTTTTCGCATGTGCACACGGAGGTAGTGCTTCCACTTGGTGACATAGCCACATTCAGTGCACATGTAATCCTTGGTGTTGGAGTGGGTCAGCATGTGCTTGGATAGGTAGCTCACGTCTCGGCATGTGAAGTCACACAGCTCACACTTGTGGGGCTTCTCACCTTATATGGGGGATGAGGATGAAGGGAGAGAACACAGGTCAGATACAGATCAAGTGGACAGACCATTTCTTCCAGCAAGCCTGCCCTGATGCCAGGGAGGAACAACAGCTTCATGTGCTACCTGAGATGGTGAAAACCTCACAATAATAAAGGGCTGCTTCAGGGCCCTCTCAGACAACTACTCCCCCAACTCCCACACCAGTGAAGATGGGAAGAAAGTAAAGaccaagcttttctttttttttttaaattgagacagagtctcactctgtcgcccaggctggagtgcagtgacgctacctcagctcactgccaagctcggctgcccgggttcaagcaattcttgtgccttagcctctcgagtagctgggattacaggcgcctgccaccacgcccaactaatttttttgtatttttagtagagagggggtttcaccatgttagccaggctgttctcaaactcctgaccttaggtgatccgcccgccttggcctcctaaagtgttgggattacaggcgtgagccaccgtgcccaccccaAGCTTTTCAAAACTAGCTTAAAGTCCACTCTTGATTTGTTTTACAGCTTGCTGTCACTATGGTCAACTACTCagcctaatttttctgttttctagaacaaaaggaaaaataaatgagacaacAGAACAGAATGGTCAAGAATTCTGATCTGAAGTCCaacatagtaataaaaatattaacagccAACATGAACAAAGTTCTTATTATGTGACTAGCACTCTTCTGAGCACTTTGTAAAAAAATTCCTCctctcggccgggcatggtggctcacgcctgtaatcccagcattttgggaggtcgaggcaggtggatcatgaggtcaggagatcgagaccatcctggctatcacggtgaaaccctgtctctactaaaaatacaaaaaattagctgggcatggtggtggatgcctgtagtcccagctactcaggaggctgaggcaggagaatggcgtgaacccaggaggtggagcttgcagtgagccgagattgggccactttactccagcctgggcaacagagccagactccatctcaaaaaaaaaaaaaaaaaagcctcctccCCTCAAATTTTCAGAACATCCTTAAGAGGCAGGTGCTATtatcaccctcattttacagatagggaaacagaggcacagagaaatcATAGAGCCATTAAGTGGTAGTTTAAATCCTAGTTGACTACCATGTGGGTTTGAGCAGTC is part of the Pan paniscus chromosome 13, NHGRI_mPanPan1-v2.0_pri, whole genome shotgun sequence genome and harbors:
- the ZNF142 gene encoding zinc finger protein 142 isoform X4 → MGSNVKLFRQHQRSHGAGTQGELSAVQGLPSQELLPAPKLPPGEREPSQEAGTPLPGQETAEEENIEKEEKSDTQDSQKAVDKGQGAQRLEGDVASGTESLFKTHMCPECKRCFKKRTHLVEHLHLHFPDPSLQCPNCQKFFTSKSKLKTHLLRELGEKAHHCPLCHYSAVERNALNRHMASMHEDISNFYSDTYACPVCREEFRLSQALKEHLKSHTAAAAAEPLPLRCFQEGCSYAAPDRKAFIKHLKETHGVRAVECRHHSCPMLFATAEAMEAHHKSHYAFHCPHCDFACSNKHLFRKHKKQGHPGSEELRCTFCPFATFNPVAYQDHVGKMHAHEKIHQCPECNFATAHKRVLIRHMLLHTGEKPHKCELCDFTCRDVSYLSKHMLTHSNTKDYMCTECGYVTKWKHYLRVHMRKHAGDLRYQCNQCSYRCHRADQLSSHKLRHQGKSLMCEVCAFACKRKYELQKHMASQHHPGTPAPLYPCHYCSYQSRHKQAVLSHENCKHTRLREFHCALCDYRTFSNTTLLFHKRKAHGYVPGDQAWQLRYASQEPEGAMQGPTPSPDSEPSNQLSARPEGPGHEPGTVVDPSLDQALPEMSEEVNNGRQEGSEAPHGGDLGGSPSPAEVEEGSCTLHLEALGVELESVTEPPLEEVTETAPMEFRPLGLEGPDGLVGPELSSFEGIGTSDLGAEENPLLEKPVSEPSTNPPSLEEAPNNWVGTFKTTPPAETAPLPLLPESESLLKALRRQDKEQAEALVLEGRVQMVVIQGEGRAFRCPHCPFITRREKALNLHSRTGCQGRREPLLCPECGASFKQQRGLSTHLLKKCPVLLRKNKGLPRPDSPIPLQPVLPGTQASEDTESGKPPPAPQEAELLLPKDASLELPREPEETEEPLATVSGSPVPPAGNSLPTEAPKKHCFDPVPPAGNSSPTEAPKKHHLDPVPPAGNSSPTEALKKHRFEQGKFHCNSCPFLCSRLSSITSHVAEGCRGGRGGGGKRGTPQTQPDVSPLSNGDSAPPKNGSTESSSGDGDTVLVQKQKGARFSCPTCPFSCQQERALRTHQIRGCPLEKSGELHCSLCPFTAPAAAALRLHQKRRHPTAAPARGPRPHLQCGDCGFTCKQSRCMQQHRRLKHEGVKPHQCPFCDFSTTRRYRLEAHQSRHTGIGRIPCSSCPQTFGTNSKLRLHRLRVHDKTPTHFCPLCDYSGYLRHDITRHVNSCHQGTPAFACSQCEAQFSSETALKQHALRRHPEPAQPAPGSPAETTEGPLHCSRCGLLCPSPASLRGHTRKQHPRLECGACQEAFPSRPALDEHRRQQHFSHRCQLCDFAARERVGLVKHYLEQHEETSAAVAASDGDGDAGQPPLHCPFCDFTCRHQLVLDHHVKGHGGTRLYKCTDCAYSTKNRQKITWHSRIHTGEKPYHCHLCPYACADPSRLKYHMRIHKEERKYLCPECGYKCKWVNQLKYHMTKHTGLKPYQCPECEYCTNRADALRVHQETRHREARAFMCEQCGKAFKTRFLLRTHLRKHSEAKPYVCNVCHRAFRWAAGLRHHALTHTDRHPFFCRLCNYKAKQKFQVVKHVRRHHPDQADPNQGVGKDPTTPTVHLHDVQLEDPSPPAPAAPHTGPEG
- the ZNF142 gene encoding zinc finger protein 142 isoform X5, producing the protein MCPECKRCFKKRTHLVEHLHLHFPDPSLQCPNCQKFFTSKSKLKTHLLRELGEKAHHCPLCHYSAVERNALNRHMASMHEDISNFYSDTYACPVCREEFRLSQALKEHLKSHTAAAAAEPLPLRCFQEGCSYAAPDRKAFIKHLKETHGVRAVECRHHSCPMLFATAEAMEAHHKSHYAFHCPHCDFACSNKHLFRKHKKQGHPGSEELRCTFCPFATFNPVAYQDHVGKMHAHEKIHQCPECNFATAHKRVLIRHMLLHTGEKPHKCELCDFTCRDVSYLSKHMLTHSNTKDYMCTECGYVTKWKHYLRVHMRKHAGDLRYQCNQCSYRCHRADQLSSHKLRHQGKSLMCEVCAFACKRKYELQKHMASQHHPGTPAPLYPCHYCSYQSRHKQAVLSHENCKHTRLREFHCALCDYRTFSNTTLLFHKRKAHGYVPGDQAWQLRYASQEPEGAMQGPTPSPDSEPSNQLSARPEGPGHEPGTVVDPSLDQALPEMSEEVNNGRQEGSEAPHGGDLGGSPSPAEVEEGSCTLHLEALGVELESVTEPPLEEVTETAPMEFRPLGLEGPDGLVGPELSSFEGIGTSDLGAEENPLLEKPVSEPSTNPPSLEEAPNNWVGTFKTTPPAETAPLPLLPESESLLKALRRQDKEQAEALVLEGRVQMVVIQGEGRAFRCPHCPFITRREKALNLHSRTGCQGRREPLLCPECGASFKQQRGLSTHLLKKCPVLLRKNKGLPRPDSPIPLQPVLPGTQASEDTESGKPPPAPQEAELLLPKDASLELPREPEETEEPLATVSGSPVPPAGNSLPTEAPKKHCFDPVPPAGNSSPTEAPKKHHLDPVPPAGNSSPTEALKKHRFEQGKFHCNSCPFLCSRLSSITSHVAEGCRGGRGGGGKRGTPQTQPDVSPLSNGDSAPPKNGSTESSSGDGDTVLVQKQKGARFSCPTCPFSCQQERALRTHQIRGCPLEKSGELHCSLCPFTAPAAAALRLHQKRRHPTAAPARGPRPHLQCGDCGFTCKQSRCMQQHRRLKHEGVKPHQCPFCDFSTTRRYRLEAHQSRHTGIGRIPCSSCPQTFGTNSKLRLHRLRVHDKTPTHFCPLCDYSGYLRHDITRHVNSCHQGTPAFACSQCEAQFSSETALKQHALRRHPEPAQPAPGSPAETTEGPLHCSRCGLLCPSPASLRGHTRKQHPRLECGACQEAFPSRPALDEHRRQQHFSHRCQLCDFAARERVGLVKHYLEQHEETSAAVAASDGDGDAGQPPLHCPFCDFTCRHQLVLDHHVKGHGGTRLYKCTDCAYSTKNRQKITWHSRIHTGEKPYHCHLCPYACADPSRLKYHMRIHKEERKYLCPECGYKCKWVNQLKYHMTKHTGLKPYQCPECEYCTNRADALRVHQETRHREARAFMCEQCGKAFKTRFLLRTHLRKHSEAKPYVCNVCHRAFRWAAGLRHHALTHTDRHPFFCRLCNYKAKQKFQVVKHVRRHHPDQADPNQGVGKDPTTPTVHLHDVQLEDPSPPAPAAPHTGPEG
- the ZNF142 gene encoding zinc finger protein 142 isoform X2, translating into MTDPLLDSHPANSTGEMDGLCPELLLIPPPLSNRGILGPVQSPCPSGDPAPIPTEPGCLLVEATATEEGPGNMEIIVETVAGTLTPGAPGETPAPKLPPGEREPSQEAGTPLPGQETAEEENIEKEEKSDTQDSQKAVDKGQGAQRLEGDVASGTESLFKTHMCPECKRCFKKRTHLVEHLHLHFPDPSLQCPNCQKFFTSKSKLKTHLLRELGEKAHHCPLCHYSAVERNALNRHMASMHEDISNFYSDTYACPVCREEFRLSQALKEHLKSHTAAAAAEPLPLRCFQEGCSYAAPDRKAFIKHLKETHGVRAVECRHHSCPMLFATAEAMEAHHKSHYAFHCPHCDFACSNKHLFRKHKKQGHPGSEELRCTFCPFATFNPVAYQDHVGKMHAHEKIHQCPECNFATAHKRVLIRHMLLHTGEKPHKCELCDFTCRDVSYLSKHMLTHSNTKDYMCTECGYVTKWKHYLRVHMRKHAGDLRYQCNQCSYRCHRADQLSSHKLRHQGKSLMCEVCAFACKRKYELQKHMASQHHPGTPAPLYPCHYCSYQSRHKQAVLSHENCKHTRLREFHCALCDYRTFSNTTLLFHKRKAHGYVPGDQAWQLRYASQEPEGAMQGPTPSPDSEPSNQLSARPEGPGHEPGTVVDPSLDQALPEMSEEVNNGRQEGSEAPHGGDLGGSPSPAEVEEGSCTLHLEALGVELESVTEPPLEEVTETAPMEFRPLGLEGPDGLVGPELSSFEGIGTSDLGAEENPLLEKPVSEPSTNPPSLEEAPNNWVGTFKTTPPAETAPLPLLPESESLLKALRRQDKEQAEALVLEGRVQMVVIQGEGRAFRCPHCPFITRREKALNLHSRTGCQGRREPLLCPECGASFKQQRGLSTHLLKKCPVLLRKNKGLPRPDSPIPLQPVLPGTQASEDTESGKPPPAPQEAELLLPKDASLELPREPEETEEPLATVSGSPVPPAGNSLPTEAPKKHCFDPVPPAGNSSPTEAPKKHHLDPVPPAGNSSPTEALKKHRFEQGKFHCNSCPFLCSRLSSITSHVAEGCRGGRGGGGKRGTPQTQPDVSPLSNGDSAPPKNGSTESSSGDGDTVLVQKQKGARFSCPTCPFSCQQERALRTHQIRGCPLEKSGELHCSLCPFTAPAAAALRLHQKRRHPTAAPARGPRPHLQCGDCGFTCKQSRCMQQHRRLKHEGVKPHQCPFCDFSTTRRYRLEAHQSRHTGIGRIPCSSCPQTFGTNSKLRLHRLRVHDKTPTHFCPLCDYSGYLRHDITRHVNSCHQGTPAFACSQCEAQFSSETALKQHALRRHPEPAQPAPGSPAETTEGPLHCSRCGLLCPSPASLRGHTRKQHPRLECGACQEAFPSRPALDEHRRQQHFSHRCQLCDFAARERVGLVKHYLEQHEETSAAVAASDGDGDAGQPPLHCPFCDFTCRHQLVLDHHVKGHGGTRLYKCTDCAYSTKNRQKITWHSRIHTGEKPYHCHLCPYACADPSRLKYHMRIHKEERKYLCPECGYKCKWVNQLKYHMTKHTGLKPYQCPECEYCTNRADALRVHQETRHREARAFMCEQCGKAFKTRFLLRTHLRKHSEAKPYVCNVCHRAFRWAAGLRHHALTHTDRHPFFCRLCNYKAKQKFQVVKHVRRHHPDQADPNQGVGKDPTTPTVHLHDVQLEDPSPPAPAAPHTGPEG
- the ZNF142 gene encoding zinc finger protein 142 isoform X1, which translates into the protein MTDPLLDSHPANSTGEMDGLCPELLLIPPPLSNRGILGPVQSPCPSGDPAPIPTEPGCLLVEATATEEGPGNMEIIVETVAGTLTPGAPGETPGVLVKVVEVYFCERCEQSFAEPTLLALHQCSETHIQPVQGLSSPPCSVELPPSNPTLPGPLQGQSPPVSPLSCPVCRQEFAQPQALKSHFKIHRGTPDTFSCPESGCVFSAEDRKGLQHHLRQTHRAVPVPCSFRGCPLLFGSQQGMELHRQAHYPFHCSHCSFMGSNVKLFRQHQRSHGAGTQGELSAVQGLPSQELLPAPKLPPGEREPSQEAGTPLPGQETAEEENIEKEEKSDTQDSQKAVDKGQGAQRLEGDVASGTESLFKTHMCPECKRCFKKRTHLVEHLHLHFPDPSLQCPNCQKFFTSKSKLKTHLLRELGEKAHHCPLCHYSAVERNALNRHMASMHEDISNFYSDTYACPVCREEFRLSQALKEHLKSHTAAAAAEPLPLRCFQEGCSYAAPDRKAFIKHLKETHGVRAVECRHHSCPMLFATAEAMEAHHKSHYAFHCPHCDFACSNKHLFRKHKKQGHPGSEELRCTFCPFATFNPVAYQDHVGKMHAHEKIHQCPECNFATAHKRVLIRHMLLHTGEKPHKCELCDFTCRDVSYLSKHMLTHSNTKDYMCTECGYVTKWKHYLRVHMRKHAGDLRYQCNQCSYRCHRADQLSSHKLRHQGKSLMCEVCAFACKRKYELQKHMASQHHPGTPAPLYPCHYCSYQSRHKQAVLSHENCKHTRLREFHCALCDYRTFSNTTLLFHKRKAHGYVPGDQAWQLRYASQEPEGAMQGPTPSPDSEPSNQLSARPEGPGHEPGTVVDPSLDQALPEMSEEVNNGRQEGSEAPHGGDLGGSPSPAEVEEGSCTLHLEALGVELESVTEPPLEEVTETAPMEFRPLGLEGPDGLVGPELSSFEGIGTSDLGAEENPLLEKPVSEPSTNPPSLEEAPNNWVGTFKTTPPAETAPLPLLPESESLLKALRRQDKEQAEALVLEGRVQMVVIQGEGRAFRCPHCPFITRREKALNLHSRTGCQGRREPLLCPECGASFKQQRGLSTHLLKKCPVLLRKNKGLPRPDSPIPLQPVLPGTQASEDTESGKPPPAPQEAELLLPKDASLELPREPEETEEPLATVSGSPVPPAGNSLPTEAPKKHCFDPVPPAGNSSPTEAPKKHHLDPVPPAGNSSPTEALKKHRFEQGKFHCNSCPFLCSRLSSITSHVAEGCRGGRGGGGKRGTPQTQPDVSPLSNGDSAPPKNGSTESSSGDGDTVLVQKQKGARFSCPTCPFSCQQERALRTHQIRGCPLEKSGELHCSLCPFTAPAAAALRLHQKRRHPTAAPARGPRPHLQCGDCGFTCKQSRCMQQHRRLKHEGVKPHQCPFCDFSTTRRYRLEAHQSRHTGIGRIPCSSCPQTFGTNSKLRLHRLRVHDKTPTHFCPLCDYSGYLRHDITRHVNSCHQGTPAFACSQCEAQFSSETALKQHALRRHPEPAQPAPGSPAETTEGPLHCSRCGLLCPSPASLRGHTRKQHPRLECGACQEAFPSRPALDEHRRQQHFSHRCQLCDFAARERVGLVKHYLEQHEETSAAVAASDGDGDAGQPPLHCPFCDFTCRHQLVLDHHVKGHGGTRLYKCTDCAYSTKNRQKITWHSRIHTGEKPYHCHLCPYACADPSRLKYHMRIHKEERKYLCPECGYKCKWVNQLKYHMTKHTGLKPYQCPECEYCTNRADALRVHQETRHREARAFMCEQCGKAFKTRFLLRTHLRKHSEAKPYVCNVCHRAFRWAAGLRHHALTHTDRHPFFCRLCNYKAKQKFQVVKHVRRHHPDQADPNQGVGKDPTTPTVHLHDVQLEDPSPPAPAAPHTGPEG